The window CGTCGCCTACCCCTTATCGTCGGAACAAGCCGGTCCGGCATTAGTGGAACGTAAAAAGGGAGATTATCACTTTACGAGAAACGAGATCCCGGAAGCGATTCAAGCTTATCGGAAGGCAATTCGATTAGATCCGTCGTCTCCGACGGCTCATTATCGCCTGGGCCTACTTTATTTAAGCGAAGCCAATTCCGACTCTAAGGACTCTTCCTGTTCGGGAATTTTACCGATGAGCGCCGGCGCCGAGTTTGCATCCGCTTGGAAAAAAAGAGGACGATTCGATTCCGATCAGGATGCCGTCAGATTTACTCGGGAATATATTTCCTTTTTAAACTGTAAATCCGAACAGTCTCCAACCTTCGCGAAAGGTAGCGCCGTCCCCGAAGAATTGGATAGGGCGCAGGATGCCGCAAGAGTCGGTTTTGAGATTTCCAAATCGGATTATGAACTTCTAGTTCGGAGCGCCGAAACCTACTATAGATTCTATCTCGCATATTCTCCGAAGAAGCTTCCGCCTAGTATGCAAAATACCGAGGAGTCGGCAAAACTCAGAAAACGTCAGGACAAGGCCTGGGAAATCTCGGAAAGACTATTGAAGGAAGCCGGACTCGATAATATTACCGATTACCGGATTCATCGCTTAACAGGATTATTATACGCAAAACGGTTTTTAGAAATTTCAGGCGGATTGCAATCTGCTACCATCAGCCCGGAAGCAGGTTTCCTTCGAGCAAAGGCTTTAGAAGCAATCCAAGCGTATAAACAACACAAGCCTAAGACCGTAGTCGGTGATAAGGAAATCATTACTCTTGAAAAAGATTTAGGTGGAGTTTAATTTTTCTGGATTTGCTCTTCGAAAAATTTCACGAGCTAAATAGACTCCCGTTCAATATCAAAACATATTCGAAAAGTCGCAAAATCGATTTTGCGGAAGAGCTTTGACACTTACAAACTCCAGAATCACTTTAAAGTTTAGACTCAAGCCTAAATTCTATCTTCAATAACGTGATGAACTTCGGTCGGAAGTTCAATGATCACAATTTCTATTTAAATTTTTAATAATACGTTTGTGGCCGCAATTGATTCCCTGTCAATTCGCCGTTACTCCTCTGATTTTGCAGTTCACCCTAGCTGCCATTGACCTTTTATCCGAAAAATGTTACCTTCGTTTTAGCAGGTCGTCTAAATAAAAGAGATAAAAAATGTCGGAGGGTTGAATGCAAAAGAATAAGAACTCTTTTCTTTTCAAAGTAAGTGATCGAGTCGGGATGAGATCTGCAAATTTCCAAACAAACAAATTGGAGAGTCAGTCTAATTATCGTAGTTTTGCGAGTTTCATCGAGGTAGACAAGATTGAGGAGGTGCGATAATGAAACCTCGACAATCTATTCGAAGATATTTTTTTTCCGTTTTGATTTTTATCAATTTATTCGCGTGTCAAAACATCGCCTTTCAATATAACTTAAGTAACTCCAGTTCGAAAGCCGGAATTTCAGCTATGGATCCGGCTCATTCTCTTCTTCTCGCCGATTTGCTTCTCGATCAAATGGAATTAACGCCTGACGAATGCATGAGCACCTACATAACGATGAATCTGGATTGGCCGTTGCCCGATTATTATCCGAGAATTTCGTCTGACACTCGAGATTATGCGAATATTATCGGAATCGATTCCACAATGGATATATCCAGGCAATACAACGGTTTCTTAAATCCGAATCAATCTTTGTCCGTCGCCATTATCGGAAATACCGCTTGCGATGCGATTACTCAATTGGGTGCGATCAAAACGCCGAATCCTCAGAATTTCATCATTTCCACCGCTGATGCAAACGGAATTCTTCATGGGATAAATAACGATTACATAGTCTTTACCGTTAAACGATTGATTTCTAAAATTCGAGATCGCTGGCCGACAATTCGAATCGCAGTAATCGGAGTGCACCCTACTCGCAATGCGGCGATCAATACTCACAAAGGTTATACGAACTCACAAATTGCAGCTTACGTGCAAACTCTAAATAATGCCTGTTATTACGATCCGATGCCTTTGTTCGGAGTCGGCCCTGGGGAATCGGCTCCGACATCTTTGATGTTGGATACGGTTCATTACAATGCCGCAATTTCTTTCCAGATCAAAGATATATTACAAACCGTCTGCGGCATCTCTATTTGATTCAAAATAGGGATTCTTTACAGGATCCTTTATCGCAATTTCGGGACAAAATTCCCCATGCACGAAATAAGTTGACG is drawn from Leptospira fainei serovar Hurstbridge str. BUT 6 and contains these coding sequences:
- a CDS encoding tetratricopeptide repeat protein, producing MAVLRVLILLIISYNFFPPKIHAKEVIYAFRDPGMPKSTKKDDKPRKEKMILIGETMMFDKVKPIEYEGQYKNLELGYDIRPDIVTVKVHYDPGIRPGQILYLIEKDFDHETFKDGNIVGQIEVKSVFQTAFIGKQLRGVGYLGIAKEKVLSVAYPLSSEQAGPALVERKKGDYHFTRNEIPEAIQAYRKAIRLDPSSPTAHYRLGLLYLSEANSDSKDSSCSGILPMSAGAEFASAWKKRGRFDSDQDAVRFTREYISFLNCKSEQSPTFAKGSAVPEELDRAQDAARVGFEISKSDYELLVRSAETYYRFYLAYSPKKLPPSMQNTEESAKLRKRQDKAWEISERLLKEAGLDNITDYRIHRLTGLLYAKRFLEISGGLQSATISPEAGFLRAKALEAIQAYKQHKPKTVVGDKEIITLEKDLGGV
- a CDS encoding SGNH/GDSL hydrolase family protein; translated protein: MKPRQSIRRYFFSVLIFINLFACQNIAFQYNLSNSSSKAGISAMDPAHSLLLADLLLDQMELTPDECMSTYITMNLDWPLPDYYPRISSDTRDYANIIGIDSTMDISRQYNGFLNPNQSLSVAIIGNTACDAITQLGAIKTPNPQNFIISTADANGILHGINNDYIVFTVKRLISKIRDRWPTIRIAVIGVHPTRNAAINTHKGYTNSQIAAYVQTLNNACYYDPMPLFGVGPGESAPTSLMLDTVHYNAAISFQIKDILQTVCGISI